A region from the Desulfomonile tiedjei genome encodes:
- a CDS encoding cytochrome c, producing MPEVNWPRIKEILDNSLIKWKQDHGREPKMNVVHEGHIGWETKEELAQSNPYGKVLIEPDKVGNGRGAETNLVRILTTFIGGYRRMPSGGPYLAKEEIDEIKQWIDDGMPD from the coding sequence ATGCCTGAGGTGAACTGGCCGAGAATTAAAGAAATTCTGGATAATTCGCTAATCAAATGGAAGCAGGATCATGGCCGGGAACCTAAGATGAACGTGGTGCATGAGGGTCACATCGGCTGGGAGACAAAAGAAGAATTAGCTCAAAGTAATCCTTACGGCAAAGTGCTTATCGAACCTGACAAGGTGGGGAACGGCCGCGGAGCCGAGACCAATCTGGTCAGAATATTGACTACTTTTATCGGGGGCTACAGAAGGATGCCCTCTGGGGGGCCTTATCTTGCGAAGGAGGAGATTGACGAAATAAAACAATGGATTGATGACGGCATGCCCGACTAG
- a CDS encoding DUF2062 domain-containing protein, whose translation MNIGSDRAGSAISRKSERKSAGFFRSRFVEPLVSSRNPPWFDARGIAFGLAIGFGVPVGAQMVCLGIVRLLIRFNTLVAFAFTWVNNPFTLIPMYYGYYYLGSLILGRSEVMTLEGFHQLMHPITQAGYFWQSLGAFGRLGGDIVLRWATAALIVAVVSGTLGYVMGYLVQTRRCTRRARRLGISYEKLVADLEKSLEKKG comes from the coding sequence TTGAACATTGGCAGTGATAGGGCAGGCTCGGCGATTTCGCGAAAATCCGAACGCAAGTCGGCCGGGTTTTTTCGCAGCCGTTTTGTCGAGCCCCTGGTCAGTTCCCGGAATCCGCCATGGTTCGATGCACGCGGAATCGCTTTCGGGCTGGCAATAGGATTCGGCGTTCCTGTCGGCGCGCAAATGGTATGTCTCGGCATCGTGAGGCTTTTGATTAGGTTCAATACACTGGTAGCCTTTGCATTCACCTGGGTGAACAATCCCTTTACGCTAATCCCGATGTATTACGGATACTATTATCTAGGCTCGCTGATTCTCGGCAGATCGGAAGTCATGACCCTGGAAGGATTTCATCAACTGATGCACCCTATTACTCAGGCCGGCTATTTCTGGCAGTCGCTGGGGGCTTTCGGGCGCCTGGGCGGTGACATCGTGTTGCGTTGGGCTACGGCAGCGTTAATTGTCGCGGTTGTTTCCGGGACATTGGGTTACGTGATGGGATATTTAGTTCAAACTCGACGCTGTACTCGGAGGGCCCGCAGGCTGGGTATATCTTACGAGAAGCTGGTGGCAGACCTGGAGAAGTCACTCGAAAAGAAGGGCTGA